One genomic segment of Mesoterricola silvestris includes these proteins:
- a CDS encoding cupredoxin domain-containing protein yields the protein MVRCPLPFLVALALGVPAAAGSLAGPVQVLDKGHPRPNLKDCVAILEPLTAPAAVPGPGKPVTIRTLGKAFHPRVTLVTPGTEVTFPNLDHILHNVFSVTPGNRFDTGHYRPGEAPRVKVANPGLVKLYCNIHHQMNAYLWVVDTPFAQLLEGRAGVQFDGVPPGRYRLRLWHPETGERQWEVAVGPGITRGGWQLEVSLPSVEPHKNKFGRDYPPPEDERSY from the coding sequence ATGGTTCGTTGCCCCCTGCCTTTCCTCGTGGCCCTGGCGCTGGGAGTTCCGGCGGCGGCGGGGAGCCTGGCGGGGCCGGTCCAGGTCCTCGACAAGGGGCACCCCCGGCCGAACCTGAAGGACTGCGTGGCCATCCTGGAGCCCCTGACCGCGCCGGCGGCGGTGCCGGGGCCGGGAAAGCCGGTGACCATCCGCACGCTGGGCAAGGCCTTCCATCCCCGGGTGACCCTCGTCACCCCGGGCACGGAGGTGACCTTTCCGAACCTGGACCACATCCTCCACAACGTCTTCAGCGTCACGCCGGGAAACCGCTTCGACACGGGCCACTACCGGCCCGGCGAGGCGCCCCGGGTGAAGGTCGCGAACCCCGGGCTGGTGAAGCTCTACTGCAACATCCACCACCAGATGAACGCCTACCTCTGGGTGGTGGACACGCCCTTCGCCCAGCTCCTGGAGGGGCGCGCGGGGGTGCAGTTCGACGGCGTCCCCCCCGGACGGTACCGCCTCCGGCTCTGGCATCCCGAGACCGGGGAACGCCAGTGGGAGGTGGCCGTGGGCCCGGGCATCACCCGGGGCGGGTGGCAGCTGGAGGTCTCCCTGCCCTCCGTGGAGCCCCACAAGAACAAATTCGGCCGCGACTACCCCCCGCCCGAGGACGAGCGCAGCTACTAG
- a CDS encoding YaiI/YqxD family protein, with protein sequence MIQIYVDADACPVKDEVFRVARRHGVVVHVVSNSRLNLPRDPLVRGVVVSGRFDAADDWIAERATGGEIVVTADIPLADRCLKKGARVLDPKGRPFTEDSIVDAMASREISAFLRDMGEMGTGPKPYAPADRSRFLGALENQIQALLKLERTRAPGGNPHG encoded by the coding sequence TTGATTCAGATCTATGTTGATGCCGATGCGTGCCCGGTGAAGGACGAAGTGTTCAGGGTGGCCAGGCGGCATGGGGTGGTGGTGCACGTGGTGTCCAACAGCCGGCTGAACCTGCCGCGGGATCCGCTGGTGCGGGGGGTGGTGGTGAGCGGGCGCTTCGATGCGGCGGATGACTGGATCGCGGAGCGGGCCACGGGGGGGGAGATCGTCGTCACGGCCGATATCCCGCTGGCGGACCGCTGCCTGAAGAAGGGGGCCCGGGTGCTGGATCCCAAGGGGCGGCCCTTCACCGAGGATTCCATCGTCGACGCCATGGCCAGCCGGGAGATCAGCGCCTTCCTGCGGGACATGGGGGAAATGGGCACGGGGCCCAAGCCCTACGCGCCGGCGGACCGCTCCCGGTTCCTGGGCGCCCTGGAGAACCAGATCCAGGCCCTGCTCAAGCTCGAGCGCACCCGCGCCCCCGGAGGGAACCCCCATGGTTGA
- a CDS encoding methyl-accepting chemotaxis protein — protein MFLFKLLYQFLERTFFHTLLRKVLGMMVPLFLFMLLLSAQLLRVAGALKAGASPEALETLGRAQTLAVAVPLLAAAVAAVAYLTFHLSVTAPLKSITGVLKAGDFSGELKLDTHDEIRRLADDFNAFSGKVRDILNQSKRLGLTIAVGATRTHKLAADSARDAQRQGDLAEQITRTGQEVASSAGEVAQATSFIAASTLGNLETAQSTRTELLEAERGMAATRERLAAFAELVARLKERSERISGVAQLIEGISDQTKLLALNATIEAAHAGNAGRGFAVVAEEVRKLSDRAREAAIEISRNLGAMLQDTESTSLGIADISGDIQGTSALLGRASEHFGKLVGDFEDNTSQLSGATAAVDGISSTSAAILGQSRDILGLSREGAQRLDESTRLSSDMNRATERLLELVSGFRTGESELEEVIAKGYRWRDAMQARIAALAGQGLDMFDRNYRPVPGTDPQKFLTGYTEALARDLQPVFDEARKDLGSIYAVALDVNGYLAVHHTGVSDPMTGDPQVDLLKSRNMRLYFNVETEKRRSRNLEKFLFQTYMRDTGEILNDLSMPIHIGGRHWGALVMGFNPDRFLN, from the coding sequence ATGTTCCTTTTCAAGCTCCTCTACCAGTTCCTGGAGAGGACCTTCTTCCATACGCTGCTTCGCAAGGTCCTGGGGATGATGGTCCCGCTCTTCCTGTTCATGCTTCTTCTGAGCGCCCAGCTCCTGCGCGTCGCGGGCGCCCTCAAGGCGGGGGCCTCCCCGGAGGCCCTGGAGACCCTGGGCCGGGCCCAGACCCTGGCGGTGGCCGTGCCGCTCCTGGCCGCGGCGGTGGCGGCGGTGGCCTACCTCACCTTCCACCTTTCGGTCACGGCGCCGCTGAAATCCATCACCGGGGTGCTCAAGGCGGGGGATTTCTCCGGGGAGCTGAAGCTGGACACCCACGACGAGATCCGGCGCCTGGCCGACGACTTCAACGCGTTCTCCGGCAAGGTGCGGGACATCCTCAACCAGTCCAAGCGCCTGGGCCTCACCATCGCCGTGGGGGCCACCCGCACCCACAAGCTCGCCGCCGATTCCGCCCGGGACGCGCAGCGGCAGGGGGACCTGGCCGAGCAGATCACCCGCACCGGGCAGGAGGTGGCGTCCTCCGCCGGGGAGGTGGCCCAGGCCACGTCCTTCATCGCCGCGTCGACCCTGGGCAACCTGGAGACGGCCCAGTCCACCCGCACCGAGCTCCTGGAGGCCGAGCGGGGCATGGCCGCCACCCGGGAGCGCCTTGCGGCCTTCGCCGAACTGGTGGCGCGGCTCAAGGAGCGGTCCGAGCGCATCAGCGGGGTCGCGCAGCTCATCGAGGGCATCTCCGACCAGACCAAGCTCCTGGCCCTCAACGCCACCATCGAGGCCGCCCACGCGGGCAACGCGGGACGGGGCTTCGCGGTGGTGGCCGAGGAGGTGCGAAAGCTCTCGGACCGGGCCCGGGAGGCGGCCATCGAGATCTCCCGGAACCTGGGGGCCATGCTCCAGGACACGGAGAGCACCTCCCTGGGCATCGCCGACATCAGCGGGGACATCCAGGGCACCTCCGCCCTCCTGGGCCGGGCCTCGGAGCACTTCGGCAAGCTGGTGGGGGATTTCGAGGACAACACCTCCCAGCTCAGCGGCGCCACCGCGGCGGTGGACGGGATCTCCTCCACCAGCGCGGCCATCCTCGGCCAGTCCCGGGACATCCTGGGCCTCAGCCGGGAAGGGGCCCAGCGCCTGGATGAATCCACCCGCCTCTCCAGCGACATGAACCGCGCCACGGAAAGGCTGCTGGAACTGGTATCGGGCTTCCGCACCGGCGAGAGCGAACTGGAGGAGGTCATCGCCAAGGGCTACCGCTGGCGGGACGCCATGCAGGCCCGCATCGCCGCCCTCGCGGGCCAGGGCCTGGACATGTTCGACCGGAACTACCGCCCCGTGCCCGGCACCGATCCCCAGAAATTCCTCACGGGCTACACCGAGGCCCTGGCCCGGGACCTCCAGCCGGTCTTCGACGAGGCCCGCAAGGACCTGGGCTCCATCTACGCCGTGGCCCTGGACGTGAACGGGTACCTGGCCGTGCACCACACCGGCGTGAGCGATCCCATGACCGGCGACCCCCAGGTCGACCTCCTGAAGAGCCGCAACATGAGGCTCTACTTCAACGTGGAGACCGAGAAGCGCCGTTCCCGCAACCTGGAGAAATTCCTCTTCCAGACCTACATGCGCGACACCGGCGAAATCCTCAACGACCTCTCCATGCCCATCCACATAGGGGGTCGCCACTGGGGAGCGCTGGTGATGGGGTTCAATCCCGACCGGTTCCTGAACTAG
- the amrS gene encoding AmmeMemoRadiSam system radical SAM enzyme, whose translation MVPATPLPTARFWRSLEGGAVACGLCPRRCRLREGQRGYCLMRGNEGGAMVLHGHGRSSGFAVDPIEKKPLHHFRPGLAVLSFGTLGCNLGCRFCQNWDLSRAPAGRDLAGAVPPAAVPRMALDRGCGGVAFTYNDPVVFHEYAVETAQACRERGLATVAVTAGYHNPEPREEFYRHMDAANIDLKGISDAFYRTHCAGRLGPVLDTLKYVRHGTRTWLEVTTLLIPGANDAPADLDALSAWIAGNLGPDVPLHFTAFRPAWKLKALPPTPLATLLEARRLALANGLRHVYLGNVRTLEGSGTVCHGCGHLLIGRDGYRLTRWDLTREGACARCGTPCPGVFGPGPG comes from the coding sequence ATGGTGCCTGCCACCCCCCTTCCCACCGCGAGGTTCTGGCGGAGCCTGGAGGGCGGGGCCGTGGCCTGCGGACTCTGCCCCCGCCGCTGCCGCCTGCGGGAGGGCCAGCGGGGCTACTGCCTCATGCGGGGCAACGAGGGCGGGGCCATGGTGCTCCACGGCCACGGCCGCTCCAGCGGCTTCGCCGTGGACCCCATCGAGAAGAAGCCCCTGCACCATTTCAGGCCGGGCCTCGCGGTGCTCTCCTTCGGCACCCTGGGATGCAATCTGGGGTGCCGGTTCTGCCAGAACTGGGACCTGAGCCGGGCCCCGGCCGGCAGGGACCTGGCCGGGGCCGTGCCGCCCGCGGCCGTGCCCCGCATGGCCCTGGACCGGGGCTGCGGGGGGGTCGCCTTCACGTACAACGACCCCGTCGTCTTCCACGAGTACGCGGTGGAGACCGCCCAGGCCTGCCGGGAGCGGGGCCTGGCCACCGTGGCGGTGACGGCGGGCTACCACAACCCGGAGCCCCGGGAGGAGTTCTACCGGCACATGGACGCCGCCAACATCGACCTCAAGGGCATCTCGGACGCCTTCTACCGGACCCACTGCGCCGGGCGCCTGGGTCCGGTGCTGGACACCCTGAAGTACGTCCGCCACGGAACCCGCACCTGGCTGGAGGTGACCACCCTCCTCATCCCCGGGGCCAACGACGCCCCGGCCGACCTGGACGCCCTCAGCGCATGGATCGCGGGCAACCTCGGCCCCGACGTGCCGCTGCACTTCACGGCCTTCCGCCCCGCCTGGAAGCTCAAGGCCCTGCCGCCGACCCCCCTGGCCACCCTGCTGGAGGCCAGGCGCCTCGCCCTGGCCAACGGCCTGCGCCACGTCTACCTGGGCAATGTGCGGACCCTGGAGGGCAGCGGCACCGTCTGCCACGGGTGCGGCCATCTCCTCATCGGCCGGGACGGCTACCGCCTGACCCGGTGGGACCTCACCCGGGAAGGCGCCTGCGCGCGCTGCGGCACCCCCTGCCCCGGCGTCTTCGGCCCCGGACCGGGCTGA
- a CDS encoding serine/threonine-protein kinase, with the protein MRPTMSWYRSLGWKFFLRQGVMILVLVSLMLGVAFSEAEHGARVSADASLSSASQVLERAFEQQGRSLDAGLEVFTQYSGNLALVEQALEAGAGGSLKDTLVENLPRLGAEIAAVVRPDGTLLAGTDPGIPGEFSGVGIIQMALAPDEARAAGYPGPYYRGFLPVDWGGMRGVYHAVARPLRTPGGAPLGAMLVGARVDGKAASGLRRLAIAAPRRGDPSAHLALLSHFRTLGSTLDNAGPLDLLLARDTAFLATRARILDSHSSPVLPFKVDGRTYLGMISPLRGVNALDLEMSAFLLMPKEPLLAPFRTLQRAILGVGVGGILLALGLSLRSARSVTAPLQALATAAEALAAGESPEALPASASLDEVGLLTQTFRSMLAELRAKDQLLALLDSARRPDGETGTSPAYLPPAQDDQLPPGLQDGQVFASRYRVLGLLGRGGMGIVLRVQDLQLDEEVAMKVIRPGLASRPLFLEQLKQEIRLARRITHKFVLRTHDFGESGGIPYVTMEYLKGVTLRALLDDRERLPVPLVIRVARQVAEGLEAAHAVGVVHRDIKPMNVLFDVRGDAKIMDFGLATPLDALRAGDEGGPMGTPRYMSPEQVRGEQAGACSDLYALGVMIFELCTGGPPFENARVDELLAMHLEAPIPSMAGRAPDLPRDLDFLVTRLMAKRKEDRPQSAAEVVEILKLIAAGGEGSLSRL; encoded by the coding sequence ATGCGCCCGACGATGAGCTGGTACCGAAGCCTGGGGTGGAAATTCTTCCTGCGGCAGGGCGTGATGATCCTGGTGCTGGTCTCGCTGATGCTCGGGGTGGCCTTCTCCGAGGCCGAGCACGGGGCCCGCGTCAGCGCCGATGCGAGCCTCTCCTCCGCAAGCCAGGTGCTCGAGCGTGCCTTTGAACAACAGGGGCGGTCCCTGGACGCCGGCCTGGAAGTTTTCACCCAGTATTCGGGCAACCTCGCCCTCGTGGAACAGGCCCTGGAAGCCGGCGCCGGCGGCAGCCTCAAGGACACCCTCGTGGAGAACCTCCCCCGCCTCGGCGCGGAGATCGCCGCGGTGGTCCGCCCCGACGGGACGCTCCTGGCGGGAACGGACCCGGGGATACCCGGGGAGTTCTCCGGCGTCGGCATCATCCAGATGGCCCTGGCCCCCGACGAGGCGCGGGCGGCGGGGTATCCAGGACCCTACTACCGCGGTTTCCTCCCCGTCGACTGGGGCGGCATGCGCGGGGTCTACCACGCGGTGGCCCGGCCTCTGCGCACCCCGGGCGGCGCCCCTCTGGGGGCCATGCTGGTGGGCGCGAGGGTGGACGGCAAGGCGGCCTCCGGCTTGCGGCGCCTGGCCATCGCGGCCCCCCGGCGCGGCGATCCCTCCGCCCACCTGGCCCTTCTCAGCCACTTCAGGACCCTCGGCAGCACCCTCGACAACGCCGGCCCGCTGGACCTCCTCCTCGCCCGGGACACGGCCTTCCTGGCCACCCGGGCCCGGATCCTCGACAGCCATTCGTCCCCGGTCCTCCCCTTCAAGGTGGATGGCCGGACCTACCTGGGCATGATCTCCCCCCTTCGGGGCGTCAACGCCCTGGACCTGGAAATGTCCGCCTTCCTCCTGATGCCCAAGGAGCCGCTCCTGGCCCCCTTCCGCACCCTCCAGAGGGCCATCCTCGGGGTGGGCGTCGGGGGCATCCTGCTGGCCCTGGGCCTCAGCCTCCGCTCGGCCCGCAGCGTCACGGCGCCCCTCCAGGCCCTGGCCACCGCCGCCGAAGCCCTTGCCGCGGGCGAGTCCCCCGAGGCCCTTCCCGCGAGCGCCTCCCTAGACGAAGTGGGCCTGCTGACCCAGACCTTCCGGTCCATGCTCGCGGAGCTCCGCGCCAAGGACCAGCTCCTCGCCCTGCTGGATTCGGCGCGCCGCCCCGACGGCGAGACCGGCACCTCCCCGGCCTACCTGCCCCCCGCCCAGGACGATCAGCTCCCGCCTGGCCTCCAGGACGGGCAGGTGTTCGCTTCCCGGTACCGCGTGCTGGGCCTCCTGGGCCGGGGCGGCATGGGCATCGTGCTGCGGGTCCAGGATCTCCAATTGGACGAGGAGGTGGCCATGAAGGTCATCCGGCCCGGGCTGGCCTCCCGGCCCCTCTTCCTGGAGCAGCTCAAACAGGAGATCCGCCTGGCCCGCAGGATCACCCACAAGTTCGTCCTGCGCACCCACGACTTCGGCGAATCCGGCGGCATCCCGTACGTGACCATGGAATACCTGAAGGGCGTCACCCTGCGCGCCCTCCTGGACGACCGCGAGCGCCTTCCGGTGCCCCTGGTGATCCGGGTGGCGCGCCAGGTGGCCGAGGGCCTCGAGGCCGCCCACGCCGTCGGCGTCGTGCACCGGGACATCAAGCCCATGAACGTGCTCTTCGATGTGCGCGGCGACGCCAAGATCATGGATTTCGGCCTTGCCACCCCCCTGGACGCCCTGCGGGCCGGCGACGAAGGCGGGCCCATGGGCACCCCCCGGTACATGTCCCCGGAGCAGGTGCGAGGCGAACAGGCTGGCGCCTGTTCCGATCTCTATGCCCTGGGCGTCATGATCTTCGAACTCTGCACGGGCGGCCCCCCCTTTGAGAACGCCCGCGTCGACGAGCTCCTGGCCATGCACCTGGAGGCGCCCATTCCATCCATGGCGGGCCGGGCCCCCGACCTGCCCCGGGACCTGGATTTCCTGGTGACCCGCCTCATGGCCAAGCGTAAGGAGGACCGCCCCCAGTCCGCCGCCGAAGTGGTCGAGATCCTGAAACTCATCGCCGCCGGGGGCGAAGGCAGCCTGTCCCGCCTCTAG
- the amrA gene encoding AmmeMemoRadiSam system protein A: MAPSLSPERVLAGAGELLLGLARASIRHGLEEGTPLAVDLAGLPPALGRPRATFVTLRIGGGLRGCTGRLEATRPLALDVAENAFAAAFLDPRFPPLGFREWEGLEVSISLLTRPRPLPFTGEEDLIRQLVPGRDGLVLSAGPLRATFLPSVWDELPDPRDFVRELKAKAGCRRIGEARRYRVLHIP; this comes from the coding sequence ATGGCGCCTTCGCTTTCGCCTGAACGCGTCCTGGCCGGCGCCGGGGAGCTGCTGCTGGGCCTGGCCCGGGCCTCCATCCGCCACGGCCTGGAGGAGGGGACCCCCCTGGCGGTGGATCTGGCCGGCCTGCCCCCCGCCCTGGGCCGGCCCCGGGCCACCTTCGTCACCCTCCGGATCGGGGGCGGGCTCCGGGGCTGCACGGGCCGCCTGGAGGCCACGCGCCCCCTGGCCCTGGACGTGGCGGAAAACGCCTTCGCCGCGGCCTTCCTGGATCCCCGCTTCCCGCCCCTGGGCTTCCGGGAATGGGAGGGCCTGGAGGTTTCCATCTCCCTGCTGACCCGCCCCCGGCCCCTGCCCTTCACCGGCGAGGAGGACCTGATCCGGCAGCTGGTGCCCGGCCGGGACGGCCTAGTCCTCTCCGCGGGCCCCCTCCGGGCGACCTTCCTGCCCTCGGTGTGGGATGAACTGCCCGACCCCCGCGACTTCGTCCGGGAACTCAAGGCCAAGGCCGGGTGCCGGCGCATCGGGGAGGCGCGCCGGTACCGGGTCCTGCACATCCCCTGA
- the amrB gene encoding AmmeMemoRadiSam system protein B: MGPIRQPAFAGSFYPADPRRLRDLVQGLLAQAPPGGPAPRAVIAPHAGYPYSGPVAAQAFARLGVGREGITRVAVLGPSHQVAFRGMAVSGAAGFATPLGTVPVDVETCEALQGLVAVRPLEDAHAREHSLEVQLPFLQVALGAFTLVPLVVGRAGPGEVAAVVERLWDLAGTVVVVSSDLSHYLGAAEARRVDLATAEAIRSLDAAALDEGAACGCAPVRGLLVAAARRGLRGEVLDLRNSGDTAGGRDRVVGYGAFAFA; this comes from the coding sequence GTGGGGCCCATTCGCCAGCCGGCCTTCGCCGGCTCCTTCTATCCCGCCGATCCCCGGCGGCTCCGCGACCTGGTCCAGGGCCTCCTGGCCCAGGCGCCCCCCGGGGGGCCGGCGCCCAGGGCGGTGATCGCCCCCCACGCCGGCTACCCCTACTCCGGGCCGGTGGCGGCCCAGGCCTTTGCCAGGCTGGGGGTTGGCCGGGAGGGCATCACCCGGGTGGCGGTGCTGGGGCCTTCCCACCAGGTGGCCTTCCGGGGCATGGCGGTGAGCGGCGCGGCGGGGTTCGCCACCCCCCTGGGGACCGTGCCCGTGGACGTGGAGACCTGCGAGGCCCTCCAGGGCCTGGTGGCGGTGCGGCCCCTGGAGGACGCCCATGCCCGGGAGCACAGCCTGGAGGTCCAGCTGCCCTTCCTCCAGGTGGCGCTGGGCGCCTTCACCCTGGTGCCCCTGGTGGTGGGCCGGGCCGGGCCCGGGGAGGTGGCGGCGGTGGTGGAGCGGCTCTGGGACCTGGCCGGGACGGTGGTGGTGGTCTCCTCCGACCTGAGCCACTACCTGGGAGCCGCCGAGGCGCGCCGCGTGGACCTGGCCACCGCCGAGGCCATCCGGAGCCTGGACGCCGCGGCCCTGGACGAGGGGGCCGCCTGCGGATGCGCGCCGGTGCGGGGCCTCCTGGTGGCGGCGGCCCGGCGAGGGCTGCGCGGGGAGGTCCTGGACCTGCGCAATTCCGGCGACACCGCCGGGGGCCGGGACCGGGTGGTGGGCTATGGCGCCTTCGCTTTCGCCTGA